One Mycolicibacterium goodii genomic region harbors:
- a CDS encoding tetratricopeptide repeat protein: protein MTRPRPSIGPALAGAVDLSALKRPATSGEAAPAPGGPNVTEVTEANFEAEVLVRSGQIPVVVVLWSPRSEVSAQLTETLAGLASADGGKWSLAAVNVDTTPRIAQMFGIQAVPTVVALAGGQPIASFQGPQPAEQLRRWVDSLLEATAGKLAGTGEEAEQVDPAVAQARAHLDQGNFDEALSAYEAILESQPNHPEAKGAVRQIAFLQRASAQRPDAVEAAAAAPDDIEAAFAAADVEILQQQVSAAFDRLIALIKRTAGDDRTKVRTRLIELFELFDPADPEVIAGRRNLANALY from the coding sequence GTGACTCGTCCACGTCCTTCCATTGGGCCGGCGCTGGCCGGTGCGGTTGACCTCTCGGCACTGAAGCGACCCGCCACGAGCGGCGAGGCGGCGCCCGCTCCGGGTGGCCCCAATGTCACCGAGGTCACCGAGGCCAATTTCGAAGCAGAGGTTTTGGTCCGTTCCGGGCAGATCCCGGTTGTGGTGGTCCTTTGGTCGCCCCGCAGTGAGGTCAGCGCGCAGCTCACCGAGACCCTGGCAGGCCTGGCGTCCGCCGACGGCGGCAAGTGGTCGCTGGCCGCGGTGAACGTCGACACCACACCACGCATCGCGCAGATGTTCGGCATCCAGGCCGTGCCGACGGTCGTCGCGCTGGCCGGTGGTCAGCCCATCGCGAGCTTCCAAGGGCCGCAGCCGGCAGAACAGCTGCGCCGCTGGGTCGACTCGCTGCTGGAGGCGACCGCAGGCAAGCTCGCCGGCACCGGAGAAGAGGCCGAGCAGGTCGATCCGGCGGTGGCACAGGCCCGGGCCCACCTCGATCAGGGCAACTTCGACGAGGCGCTCAGCGCCTACGAGGCCATCCTCGAGTCCCAGCCGAACCATCCCGAGGCCAAGGGCGCCGTCCGCCAGATCGCGTTCCTGCAGCGGGCCAGTGCGCAGCGGCCCGATGCGGTCGAGGCGGCCGCGGCGGCGCCCGACGACATCGAGGCGGCCTTCGCCGCGGCCGACGTCGAGATCCTGCAGCAGCAGGTCAGCGCCGCGTTCGATCGGCTGATCGCGCTCATCAAGCGGACCGCGGGCGATGACCGCACCAAGGTGCGCACGCGGCTCATCGAGCTCTTCGAGCTCTTCGACCCCGCAGATCCCGAAGTGATCGCGGGCCGCCGCAATCTCGCCAACGCCCTGTACTAG
- a CDS encoding acetyl-CoA C-acetyltransferase, whose product MTTSVIVAGARTPVGKLMGSLKDFSGTDLGAIAIRAALEKAKVPASMVEYVIMGQVLTAGAGQMPARQAAVAAGIPWDVASLSINKMCLSGIDAIALADQLIRAGEFDIVVAGGQESMSQAPHLLPKSREGYKYGDATLVDHMAYDGLHDVFTDQPMGALTEQRNDVDKFSRAEQDEFAAQSHQKAAAAWKDGVFADEVVPVSIPQRKGDPIEFAEDEGIRGNTTADSLAGLRPAFRKDGTITAGSASQISDGAAAVVVMNKAKAEELGLTWLAEIGAHGVVAGPDSTLQSQPANAIKKAITREGISVDQLDVVEINEAFAAVALASIKELGVDPAKVNVNGGAIAIGHPIGMSGARITLHAALELARRGSGYAVAALCGAGGQGDALVLRR is encoded by the coding sequence ATGACGACGTCGGTGATCGTTGCTGGGGCGCGTACGCCTGTCGGTAAGTTGATGGGTTCGCTCAAGGATTTCTCCGGCACCGATCTCGGCGCGATCGCGATCCGTGCGGCCCTGGAAAAGGCCAAGGTGCCCGCTTCGATGGTCGAGTACGTGATCATGGGCCAGGTGCTCACCGCGGGCGCGGGGCAGATGCCCGCGCGTCAGGCCGCGGTGGCTGCGGGCATCCCCTGGGACGTTGCTTCGCTGAGCATCAACAAGATGTGCCTGTCGGGCATCGATGCGATCGCGCTCGCCGATCAGCTGATCCGCGCCGGTGAGTTCGACATCGTCGTCGCCGGCGGCCAGGAGTCGATGAGCCAGGCTCCGCACCTGCTGCCCAAGAGCCGCGAGGGTTACAAGTACGGCGACGCGACGCTCGTCGACCACATGGCCTACGACGGGCTGCACGACGTGTTCACCGACCAGCCCATGGGCGCGCTCACCGAGCAGCGCAACGATGTCGACAAGTTCAGCCGTGCCGAGCAGGACGAGTTCGCCGCGCAGTCGCACCAGAAGGCCGCCGCGGCGTGGAAGGACGGCGTCTTCGCCGACGAGGTCGTGCCGGTCTCGATCCCGCAGCGCAAGGGCGACCCGATCGAATTCGCCGAGGACGAGGGGATCCGGGGCAACACCACGGCCGACTCGCTCGCGGGGCTGCGGCCGGCGTTCCGCAAGGACGGCACCATCACGGCGGGGTCGGCGTCGCAGATCTCCGACGGCGCGGCCGCGGTGGTCGTGATGAACAAGGCCAAGGCCGAGGAGCTCGGCCTGACCTGGCTCGCCGAGATCGGCGCGCACGGCGTCGTGGCGGGGCCCGACTCGACGCTGCAGTCGCAGCCGGCGAACGCGATCAAGAAGGCGATCACCCGTGAGGGCATCTCGGTCGATCAGCTCGACGTGGTCGAGATCAACGAGGCGTTCGCCGCCGTCGCGCTGGCATCGATCAAGGAACTCGGTGTCGATCCGGCCAAGGTGAACGTCAACGGCGGCGCGATCGCCATCGGCCACCCGATCGGGATGTCCGGTGCTCGCATCACGCTGCACGCGGCACTCGAGCTGGCTCGCCGGGGCTCGGGTTACGCGGTCGCGGCGCTGTGCGGTGCCGGCGGCCAGGGCGACGCGCTCGTGCTGCGTCGCTGA
- a CDS encoding DUF3817 domain-containing protein, protein MALMTSSFDLRSTVGWFRLIGLAEAVSWAGLLVGMYFKYLGSPRTEIGVKVFGPIHGGVFLAFLAAAVLVGLAFKWSLLTWGLALLASIVPLGSVIFIMWADRAGKMGTPAVAAVGAQPGRPAPETT, encoded by the coding sequence ATGGCGCTCATGACGAGTTCTTTCGACCTGCGCTCGACCGTCGGCTGGTTCCGTCTCATCGGACTCGCCGAGGCCGTCAGCTGGGCCGGCCTGCTGGTCGGGATGTATTTCAAGTACCTGGGTTCACCGCGCACCGAGATCGGTGTCAAGGTGTTCGGCCCCATTCACGGCGGCGTCTTCTTGGCATTCCTCGCGGCAGCCGTTCTCGTCGGTCTGGCGTTCAAGTGGTCGCTCCTCACCTGGGGTCTGGCGTTGCTGGCCAGCATCGTGCCGCTCGGCAGTGTGATCTTCATCATGTGGGCCGACCGTGCCGGCAAGATGGGCACGCCCGCGGTCGCGGCGGTCGGTGCGCAACCGGGCCGCCCCGCGCCGGAAACGACGTGA
- the mce gene encoding methylmalonyl-CoA epimerase — translation MTTEHVDARPALASALVTAIDHVGIAVPDLDAAAKWYHDHLGMIVLHEEVNEEQGVREAMLSVRGAPKGSAQIQLLAPIDEKSTIAKFIDTRGPGLQQLAYRTSDIDALSDRLRADGVRLLYDAPKRGTANSRINFIHPKDAGGVLIELVEPSAEQH, via the coding sequence ATGACCACCGAGCACGTTGACGCCCGTCCGGCGCTCGCCAGCGCACTGGTGACCGCGATCGATCACGTCGGCATCGCCGTGCCGGACCTGGACGCAGCGGCCAAGTGGTACCACGACCACCTCGGCATGATCGTGCTGCACGAGGAGGTCAACGAAGAGCAGGGCGTGCGCGAGGCCATGCTGTCGGTGCGTGGCGCGCCGAAGGGCAGCGCACAGATCCAGCTGCTCGCCCCGATCGACGAGAAGTCGACGATCGCCAAGTTCATCGACACCCGCGGTCCTGGCCTGCAGCAGCTCGCCTACCGCACCAGCGACATCGACGCCCTGTCCGATCGCCTGCGCGCCGACGGCGTGCGCCTGCTGTACGACGCGCCCAAGCGCGGCACCGCCAACTCCCGCATCAACTTCATCCATCCCAAGGATGCCGGCGGAGTGCTGATCGAGCTGGTCGAGCCGAGCGCCGAACAGCACTGA